A single Arachis hypogaea cultivar Tifrunner unplaced genomic scaffold, arahy.Tifrunner.gnm2.J5K5 arahy.Tifrunner.gnm2.scaffold_22, whole genome shotgun sequence DNA region contains:
- the LOC114926186 gene encoding NADH-ubiquinone oxidoreductase chain 1, with amino-acid sequence MAFVQRRKGPDVVGSFGLLQPLADGLKLILKEPISPSSANFSLFRMAPVATFMLSLVARAVVPFDYGMVLSDSNIGLLYLFAISSLGVYGIITAGWSSN; translated from the coding sequence ATGGCTTTCGTGCAACGTCGAAAGGGTCCTGATGTAGTGGGATCGTTCGGATTGTTACAACCTCTAGCAGATGGTTTGAAATTGATTCTAAAAGAACCTATTTCACCAAGTAGTGCTAATTTCTCCCTTTTTAGAATGGCTCCAGTGGCTACATTTATGTTAAGTCTGGTCGCTCGGGCCGTTGTACCTTTTGATTATGGTATGGTATTGTCAGATTCGAACATAGGGCTACTTTATTTGTTTGCCATATCTTCGTTAGGTGTTTATGGAATTATTACAGCAGGTTGGTCTAGTAATTAG
- the LOC114926187 gene encoding uncharacterized protein, protein MFNNVRRISLFDEKSLNSTSSDTASMWNDFPSVPSDLPPLPADSVPSVPSLPSIASDVEVEQPAPSNYNYETHGIDEDHPGLNPDSERIVELQSDIHDKLGELMTNKSDQDVLSAAEALHGESNNIPFLEHLLDDLNKNGIEGEAYKDALDLSNRLGILPDKAALCDAAEPWQLGFQDAASPMMQGIIDLHHDIFFFLILILVFVSRILVRALWHFHYQKNPIPQRIVHGTTIEILRTIFPSIIPMFIAIPSFALLYSMDEVVVDPAITIKAIGHQWYRTYEYSDYNSSDEQSLTFDSYTIPEDDLELGQSRLLEVDNRVVVPAKTHLRIIVTPADVPHSWAVPSLGVKCDAVPGRLNQISISVQREGVYYGQCSEICGTNHAFTPIVVEAVPSKDYGSRVSKFPSIIPMFIAILSYVLLSSMGGALSPLSAECASSPSVNGSSSTGWTSLLGSTSQEPSVVPSPSGVWTHFEHAANSPGSSTSVNAPIPAEQAVPPANPVAGGEAEAGPSHVAHFPYNEAEVIGGTRFCRSGSGFWGKKIPIPPQKNSVLLILTPKTGLRSKQISSWKCLLMIQLVIG, encoded by the coding sequence ATGTTTAACAACGTTCGACGCATCTCTTTATTTGATGAGAAGAGTCTTAACTCAACTTCGAGTGATACAGCTTCTATGTGGAATGATTTTCCATCGGTCCCTTCTGACCTGCCACCCTTACCAGCCGACTCGGTTCCATCTGTCCCCTCATTACCTTCCATAGCAAGTGATGTTGAGGTGGAGCAGCCGGCTCCTTCTAATTATAATTACGAGACTCATGGTATTGATGAGGATCATCCGGGTCTTAACCCGGACAGTGAACGTATAGTAGAGCTTCAATCTGATATACACGATAAATTGGGAGAGTTGATGACTAACAAGAGTGACCAAGACGTTCTGAGTGCGGCCGAAGCTTTACATGGCGAAAGCAACAATATCCCTTTTCTGGAGCACCTGTTAGATGATTTGAACAAAAACGGAATAGAAGGTGAAGCCTATAAGGATGCCCTGGATCTATCGAATAGGTTGGGTATATTACCCGATAAAGCAGCTTTGTGTGATGCAGCGGAGCCATGGCAATTAGGATTTCAAGACGCAGCAAGtcctatgatgcaaggaataATCGATTTACATCACGATATCTTTTTCTTCCTCATTCTGATTTTGGTTTTCGTATCACGGATCTTGGTTCGCGCTTTATGGCATTTCCACTATCAAAAAAACCCAATCCCGCAAAGGATTGTTCATGGAACTACTATCGAGATTCTTCGGACCATATTTCCTAGTATCATCCCGATGTTCATTGCTATACCATCATTTGCTCTGTTATACTCAATGGACGAGGTAGTAGTAGATCCAGCCATTACTATCAAAGCTATTGGACATCAATGGTATCGGACTTATGAGTATTCAGACTATAACAGTTCCGATGAACAGTCACTCACTTTTGACAGTTATACGATTCCAGAAGATGATCTAGAATTGGGTCAATCACGTTTATTAGAAGTGGACAATAGAGTGGTTGTACCAGCCAAAACTCATCTACGTATTATTGTAACACCTGCTGATGTACCTCATAGTTGGGCTGTACCTTCCTTAGGTGTCAAATGTGATGCTGTACCTGGTCGTTTAAATCAGATCTCTATTTCGGTACAACGAGAAGGGGTTTACTATGGTCAGTGCAGTGAGATTTGTGGAACTAATCATGCCTTTACGCCTATCGTCGTAGAAGCTGTTCCTAGTAAAGATTATGGTTCTCGGGTATCCAAATTTCCTAGTATCATCCCGATGTTCATTGCTATACTTTCATATGTTCTCTTATCCTCCATGGGCGGGGCCCTCTCGCCATTGAGTGCTGAGTGTGCGTCCTCCCCCTCCGTAAATGGGTCGTCCAGTACCGGCTGGACGTCGTTACTGGGGAGCACCTCGCAGGAACCATCGGTCGTCCCTTCGCCCTCGGGCGTGTGGACGCATTTTGAGCATGCTGCGAACTCCCCCGGGAGTAGCACATCAGTAAATGCACCTATCCCAGCAGAACAAGCTGTGCCTCCCGCTAATCCTGTAGCTGGAGGGGAAGCGGAAGCCGGTCCATCTCATGTGGCCCACTTTCCGTATAACGAGGCGGAGGTCATTGGGGGGACTCGGTTCTGTCGATCCGGAAGCGGCTTTTGGGGGAAGAAAATACCTATCCCTCCGCAGAAGAACTCCGTTTTGCTCATTTTGACGCCCAAGACCGGTTTGAGGTCAAAGCAGATATCGTCATGGAAATGTCTGCTCATGATCCAACTGGTGATTGGTTGA